One stretch of Glycine soja cultivar W05 chromosome 7, ASM419377v2, whole genome shotgun sequence DNA includes these proteins:
- the LOC114420735 gene encoding glycine-rich cell wall structural protein-like translates to MGKLKSYISVLAVTFVLVIGVAECRKIKENELVDSFGGGGLGGGGGGGFGGGAGAGGGVGGGHGGGIGGGIGGGGGGAGGGFGGGKGGGIGGGIGGGHGGGVGGGVGGGGGAGGGFGGGKGGGVGGGIGGGGGAGGGFGGGKGGGVGGGVGGGGGAGGGTGGGAGGGFGGGKGGGVGGGIGGGGGAGGGIGGGAGGGAGGGFGGGKGGGVGGGIGGGGGAGGGIGGGAGGGAGGGFGGGKGGGVGGGIGGGGGAGGGIGGGAGGGAGGGFGGGKGGGVGGGIGGGGGAGGGFGGGHGGGVGGGIGGGGGSGGGAGGGFGGGAGGGAGGGFGGGAGGGAGGGGGF, encoded by the coding sequence ATGGGAAAATTAAAAAGCTATATTTCAGTACTTGCTGTGACATTTGTATTGGTGATAGGAGTAGCTGAatgcagaaaaataaaagaaaatgagttAGTTGACAGTTTTGGAGGAGGTGGATTaggtggtggtggcggtggAGGTTTTGGTGGAGGAGCTGGTGCAGGAGGAGGGGTTGGAGGCGGACATGGTGGCGGCATTGGAGGAGGAAtaggtggaggtggtggtggtgcaggTGGGGGTTTTGGAGGTGGTAAAGGTGGTGGTATAGGAGGAGGAATTGGAGGTGGACATGGTGGTGGAGTAGGAGGAGGAGTTGGTGGTGGCGGAGGTGCTGGTGGTGGCTTTGGCGGTGGTAAAGGTGGTGGTGTAGGAGGAGGAATTGGTGGTGGTGGGGGTGCTGGTGGAGGCTTTGGAGGTGGAAAAGGAGGTGGTGTAGGAGGAGgagttggtggtggtggaggtgcAGGTGGAGGCACTGGTGGTGGTGCTGGTGGTGGGTTTGGAGGTGGTAAAGGTGGTGGTGTTGGAGGAGgaattggtggtggtggtggtgctggTGGAGGCATTGGAGGTGGTGCTGGTGGAGGTGCCGGTGGTGGTTTTGGAGGTGGTAAAGGTGGAGGTGTAGGAGGAGGaattggtggtggtggaggcgcAGGTGGAGGCATTGGAGGTGGTGCTGGTGGAGGTGCCGGTGGTGGTTTTGGAGGTGGTAAAGGTGGAGGTGTAGGAGGAGGaattggtggtggtggaggcgcAGGTGGAGGCATTGGAGGTGGTGCTGGTGGAGGTGCCGGTGGTGGTTTTGGAGGTGGTAAAGGTGGAGGTGTAGGAGGAGGaattggtggtggtggaggcgcAGGAGGAGGCTTTGGAGGTGGACATGGTGGTGGAGTAGGGGGAGGAATTGGTGGCGGTGGCGGTAGCGGTGGAGGCGCAGGAGGAGGCTTTGGAGGGGGAGCAGGTGGAGGAGCTGGCGGTGGCTTTGGAGGTGGTGCAGGTGGGGGTGCTGGTGGTGGCGGGggtttttga